One region of Mycobacterium riyadhense genomic DNA includes:
- a CDS encoding RND family transporter: MTVNSTAQLPTSPKFARFVHTFAVPIVLFWVGLVVVLTVFVPSLDQVGRDHTVSMSPNDAESMQAMKRVGKVFNEFSTDSAIMIVLEGDQPLGDDAHHFYDELIRKLSRDAKHVQHIQDFWGDPLTAAGSQSSDGKAAYVQVYLAGNQGETLANESVQSVRKIVDGTPAPPGVKAYVTGAAALNADQSTAGEKGVQKVTAITFLVIIVMLLFVYRSMVTVILTLLMVALELMAARGVVAFLGHNNIIGLSTFAVNLLVLMAIAAGTDYAIFVLGRYQEARGLGEDREKAFYTMFHGTAHVVIGSGLTIAGAMYCLSFTRLPYFQTLGVPCAVGMLVAVAAAITLGPAVLTIGSRFKLFDPKRKMRTRGWRRVGTAIVRWPGPILAVSIAIALIGLLALPGYRTNYDSRKYLPPSTPANIGYAAADRHFSQARMNPELLLVETDHDLRNPAGMLVLDRIARGVFHIPGVARVQAITRPLGTPIEHTSIPFQISMQNTTQVENQQYMHQRMDDMLKQADAMQQSIDTMQRMYDIMSQTVAVTHNMDLLTREMVGITSELRDHIADFDDFWRPIRSYFYWERHCFDIPICWSLRSIFDALDGLDQLTEKITQLSGQLDKLDVLMPQMLAQLPPQIDTMKTMKTMMLSMHSSMSSLYDQMDVMSQNSTAMGQAFDAAKNDDSFYIPPEVFDNPDFKRGLKMFVSPDGHAARFIISHEGDPATPEGISHVDPIMRAAKEAIKGTPVEGAHIWLGGTAAVYKDMRDGSKYDLMIAGIAAASLILIIMLIITRSLVAAITIVGTVLLSLGASFGLSVLVWQHILGFELHWMVLAMSVILLLAVGSDYNLLLVSRFKEEIHAGLKTGIIRSMAGTGAVVTNAGLVFAATMASFIFSDLKVIGQVGTTIGLGLLFDTLIVRSFMMPSIAALMGRWFWWPQQVRTRPASQLLRPFGPRPLVRALLLPKDDGAGEAANADRVPVATPHY; encoded by the coding sequence ATGACAGTCAACTCGACCGCACAGCTTCCGACGAGCCCGAAATTCGCGCGGTTTGTGCACACGTTCGCGGTGCCGATCGTGTTGTTCTGGGTGGGACTTGTCGTCGTCCTCACCGTGTTCGTCCCGTCGCTGGACCAGGTCGGAAGAGACCACACCGTGTCGATGAGTCCCAACGACGCGGAGTCGATGCAGGCGATGAAGCGCGTCGGCAAGGTGTTCAACGAATTCAGTACCGACAGCGCGATCATGATCGTGCTGGAAGGCGATCAACCGCTGGGCGACGACGCGCATCACTTTTATGACGAGCTGATCAGGAAGCTCTCCCGGGACGCCAAGCACGTGCAGCACATCCAGGACTTCTGGGGGGATCCACTCACGGCGGCCGGATCGCAAAGCTCCGACGGCAAGGCCGCCTATGTCCAGGTCTACCTCGCCGGTAACCAGGGCGAGACGTTGGCCAACGAGTCCGTCCAGTCGGTGCGCAAGATCGTGGACGGGACACCGGCGCCGCCCGGTGTTAAGGCGTATGTCACCGGCGCGGCCGCGCTCAATGCCGACCAGTCGACAGCCGGTGAGAAGGGTGTTCAGAAGGTCACCGCGATCACCTTCCTGGTGATCATCGTGATGTTGCTGTTTGTCTATCGCTCCATGGTTACGGTGATTCTCACCCTGCTGATGGTCGCACTTGAGTTAATGGCGGCCCGGGGGGTTGTCGCTTTCCTGGGCCATAACAACATCATCGGATTATCAACCTTCGCGGTTAATCTGCTGGTATTGATGGCCATCGCTGCCGGGACGGACTATGCGATCTTTGTCCTCGGGCGATATCAAGAGGCCCGCGGGCTCGGTGAGGACCGGGAAAAAGCGTTCTACACCATGTTCCACGGGACCGCGCACGTAGTGATCGGTTCGGGTCTGACCATTGCCGGCGCCATGTACTGCCTCAGCTTCACGCGGCTGCCCTACTTTCAGACGCTCGGTGTGCCGTGCGCCGTAGGAATGCTGGTCGCCGTGGCGGCGGCGATCACCCTGGGCCCGGCCGTGTTGACCATCGGCAGTCGCTTCAAGCTGTTCGACCCTAAACGGAAGATGCGGACGCGGGGATGGCGACGGGTGGGCACCGCGATCGTCCGCTGGCCCGGGCCGATTCTGGCCGTCTCGATTGCGATCGCCCTGATCGGGCTGCTCGCGCTGCCGGGTTACCGGACCAATTACGACAGCCGCAAGTATCTGCCACCCAGCACGCCGGCGAATATCGGGTATGCGGCCGCCGATCGCCACTTTTCACAAGCCCGGATGAACCCGGAATTGTTATTGGTGGAGACCGATCATGATCTACGTAATCCGGCCGGCATGCTGGTATTGGACAGGATTGCCAGGGGCGTTTTTCACATCCCGGGTGTGGCGCGGGTGCAGGCAATAACGAGGCCGTTGGGAACGCCGATCGAGCACACCTCCATACCGTTCCAGATCAGCATGCAAAACACCACGCAGGTGGAGAACCAGCAGTATATGCACCAACGCATGGACGACATGCTTAAACAGGCCGACGCCATGCAGCAGTCGATCGACACCATGCAGCGGATGTACGACATCATGTCGCAAACCGTCGCGGTCACACACAACATGGACCTGTTGACGCGCGAGATGGTGGGAATTACGAGTGAACTACGCGATCACATCGCCGATTTCGACGACTTCTGGCGCCCGATTCGCAGCTACTTCTACTGGGAGAGGCACTGTTTCGACATCCCCATCTGCTGGTCGCTGCGGTCCATATTCGACGCACTTGACGGCTTGGACCAGCTCACCGAAAAGATCACGCAACTCTCCGGCCAATTGGACAAGCTGGATGTGCTGATGCCGCAGATGCTGGCCCAGCTCCCGCCGCAGATCGACACGATGAAGACGATGAAGACGATGATGTTGTCCATGCACAGCTCCATGTCCTCGCTGTATGACCAGATGGACGTGATGAGCCAAAACTCGACCGCCATGGGTCAGGCATTCGACGCCGCCAAGAACGACGATTCTTTCTATATTCCGCCGGAAGTATTCGACAATCCTGATTTCAAGCGGGGCCTGAAAATGTTCGTGTCGCCGGACGGGCATGCCGCTCGCTTTATCATCTCCCACGAGGGCGATCCGGCGACCCCCGAAGGGATTTCGCACGTCGATCCGATAATGAGGGCCGCGAAGGAAGCCATCAAGGGAACCCCGGTGGAGGGCGCTCATATCTGGCTTGGCGGCACCGCTGCGGTGTATAAGGATATGCGCGATGGTTCCAAATATGACCTGATGATCGCGGGAATAGCCGCGGCCAGCTTGATTCTGATCATCATGCTGATCATCACCCGAAGCCTGGTTGCCGCTATCACCATTGTGGGCACGGTATTGCTTTCGCTCGGTGCATCGTTCGGGCTTTCTGTGTTGGTCTGGCAGCATATTTTGGGCTTCGAATTGCACTGGATGGTGCTGGCGATGTCCGTCATTCTGCTTTTGGCGGTGGGATCTGACTACAACCTGCTGCTGGTTTCCCGATTCAAAGAGGAAATTCATGCCGGATTGAAGACCGGGATAATCCGGTCGATGGCCGGCACCGGCGCCGTGGTGACGAACGCTGGCTTGGTCTTCGCCGCCACCATGGCCTCGTTCATCTTCAGCGACTTGAAGGTCATCGGGCAGGTCGGCACCACGATCGGCTTGGGTCTGTTGTTCGACACGCTGATCGTGCGCTCGTTCATGATGCCGTCTATCGCCGCGCTGATGGGGCGGTGGTTCTGGTGGCCGCAGCAAGTACGCACGCGCCCCGCCAGTCAGCTACTACGGCCGTTCGGACCGCGCCCGTTGGTTCGTGCCCTGTTGCTTCCCAAGGACGACGGCGCAGGGGAGGCGGCGAACGCCGACCGGGTTCCGGTCGCGACTCCGCACTACTAA
- a CDS encoding DUF5078 domain-containing protein has translation MSRPNLRLRAGAAFLAFFAAFAVAAATFPKTAAADSTEDFPIPRRMISTTCDAEQILAATRDTSPVYYQRYMIDYNNHPNVQVATQDKAHWFFSLSPADRRDYSEHFYNGDPLWFAWPNHMKIFFNNKGVVAKSTEVCNNYPAGNMSVWDWA, from the coding sequence ATGTCTCGGCCGAACCTCCGCCTGCGCGCAGGCGCCGCCTTCCTCGCATTTTTTGCCGCCTTCGCGGTCGCCGCGGCGACCTTCCCGAAGACGGCCGCCGCCGATTCCACCGAGGACTTCCCGATTCCCCGTAGGATGATCTCAACCACCTGCGACGCCGAACAGATCCTGGCGGCAACCAGGGACACCAGCCCGGTCTACTACCAGCGCTACATGATCGACTACAACAACCACCCCAACGTTCAAGTGGCAACCCAAGACAAGGCCCACTGGTTCTTCTCGCTATCACCCGCCGACCGCCGGGACTACTCCGAACACTTCTACAACGGTGATCCGCTGTGGTTCGCATGGCCCAACCACATGAAGATCTTTTTCAATAACAAGGGCGTCGTCGCCAAGTCCACCGAGGTCTGCAACAACTACCCCGCCGGCAACATGTCGGTGTGGGACTGGGCGTAA
- a CDS encoding crotonase/enoyl-CoA hydratase family protein, whose amino-acid sequence MLTSDFETLLYTTAGPVATITLNRPEHLNTIVPPMPDEIEAAVGLAERDQHIKVIVLRGAGRAFSGGYDFGGGFQHWGESMLTDGKWDPGKDFAMVSARETGPTQKFMAIWRASKPVIAQVHGWCVGGASDYALCADIVIASNDAVIGTPYSRMWGAYLTGMWLYRLSLAKVKWHSLTGRPLTGVQAAEVELINEAVPFERLEARVAEIAAELAQIPLSQLQAQKLIVNQAYENMGLASTQVLGGILDGLMRNTPDALEFIQTAQTQGVRAAVERRDGPFGDYSQAPPELRPDPAHVIVPGEDG is encoded by the coding sequence ATGCTGACATCCGACTTCGAGACGCTGCTGTACACGACCGCCGGTCCGGTCGCCACGATCACGCTCAACCGCCCCGAACACCTCAATACGATCGTGCCGCCCATGCCCGACGAGATCGAGGCCGCAGTTGGGCTTGCCGAGCGGGACCAACACATCAAGGTCATCGTGCTACGTGGCGCCGGCCGCGCCTTCTCCGGCGGCTACGACTTCGGCGGCGGCTTTCAGCACTGGGGTGAATCCATGCTGACCGACGGAAAGTGGGATCCGGGCAAGGATTTCGCCATGGTGTCTGCCCGCGAGACCGGGCCGACACAAAAGTTTATGGCCATCTGGCGGGCATCGAAACCGGTGATCGCACAAGTACACGGCTGGTGTGTCGGCGGAGCCAGCGACTACGCGCTGTGCGCCGACATCGTGATCGCCAGCAACGACGCCGTGATCGGAACCCCGTATAGCCGCATGTGGGGTGCCTACCTGACCGGGATGTGGCTCTACCGACTGAGCCTTGCCAAGGTCAAATGGCACTCACTGACGGGCCGCCCGCTGACCGGGGTTCAGGCCGCCGAGGTCGAGCTGATCAACGAGGCGGTCCCGTTCGAGCGACTCGAGGCTCGCGTCGCCGAGATCGCCGCCGAACTGGCGCAGATCCCGTTGTCGCAACTGCAGGCACAGAAGCTGATCGTGAACCAGGCCTACGAGAATATGGGCCTGGCATCCACTCAGGTCCTGGGCGGCATTCTTGACGGCCTGATGCGGAATACGCCAGACGCACTCGAGTTCATCCAGACCGCACAAACCCAGGGTGTGCGGGCTGCCGTTGAGCGCCGCGACGGCCCGTTTGGCGACTACAGCCAGGCTCCGCCAGAACTTCGACCTGACCCCGCACACGTGATTGTTCCTGGTGAAGACGGCTAG
- a CDS encoding YncE family protein, with protein sequence MNRRDHLKLAIALAAIALVGCGHQNGDKGARALPPAAEPQFASPPTITPSGRMVGVGTYPEGIAVDPVTRTAAIATRYPNEVVLINIDSAAITARVPLPGTARHLKLAAPGGPILVPVETANALVRVELTRGPDGKALPPIPTGNSPHDAAAASNGTVFVTNEHDGTVSVLRGDQTVKVFKDSVQPAGVAAFGNTVGVVDARNNTLTVYDAEKLTVVGSTPAGAGPTHVVADRQGRMIVSDTRGDTVRVFNPLPTPREIGSAAQPGGPYGMAYDPTRERLWVASSGTNDVIGYSLAEQTPQQVARIPSVQNAYSLGVDSVTGRLFIAGVTGGVVQVIDPGATGE encoded by the coding sequence ATGAACCGGCGCGATCACCTGAAGCTTGCGATTGCCCTCGCCGCGATTGCGCTGGTCGGTTGCGGCCATCAGAACGGCGACAAGGGCGCAAGAGCATTGCCCCCGGCGGCCGAACCGCAGTTCGCGTCGCCGCCGACCATCACCCCGTCCGGGCGCATGGTTGGGGTCGGCACCTACCCGGAAGGCATTGCCGTCGACCCAGTAACCCGCACCGCCGCGATCGCCACGCGCTACCCCAACGAAGTGGTACTGATCAATATCGACTCGGCAGCCATAACCGCCCGAGTTCCGCTACCCGGGACCGCTCGCCACCTCAAGCTGGCCGCGCCGGGCGGCCCGATCCTGGTTCCGGTGGAAACCGCCAACGCCCTGGTGCGGGTGGAATTGACGCGGGGACCAGACGGAAAAGCCTTGCCGCCCATTCCAACTGGCAACTCCCCACACGACGCCGCGGCGGCGTCCAACGGAACCGTCTTCGTCACCAACGAACACGACGGCACGGTGAGCGTGCTGCGCGGCGACCAGACGGTGAAGGTCTTCAAAGACAGCGTCCAACCTGCCGGGGTGGCAGCGTTCGGCAACACCGTGGGCGTGGTCGATGCGCGCAACAACACCTTGACGGTGTACGACGCCGAGAAGCTGACCGTCGTCGGCTCGACCCCGGCCGGCGCCGGCCCCACCCACGTGGTCGCCGACCGGCAAGGCCGAATGATCGTCAGCGACACCCGCGGCGACACCGTCAGGGTGTTCAATCCGCTACCGACGCCACGCGAGATCGGCAGCGCAGCACAGCCGGGCGGTCCGTATGGAATGGCCTACGACCCAACTCGCGAGCGCTTGTGGGTCGCCTCCTCGGGGACCAACGACGTAATCGGCTACAGCCTCGCCGAGCAGACCCCTCAACAAGTCGCCCGGATTCCCAGCGTGCAAAACGCCTACTCGCTGGGTGTGGATTCGGTGACCGGGCGGCTCTTCATCGCCGGCGTCACCGGTGGCGTTGTCCAAGTCATCGACCCCGGCGCAACGGGTGAATAG
- a CDS encoding prolyl oligopeptidase family serine peptidase: MTSEAVSAVTTDPYLWLEDVTGAEALDWVRARNEPTLAEFCSGKFEAEFERMRAQALEVLDTDARIPYVVRRGEYLYNFWRDAANPRGLWRRTTLESYRTDSPEWDVLIDVDELGRADDQKWVWAGAGVIEPDHTRALVALSPGGSDACVVREFDMLTRQFVDGGFQLPEAKSQVSWEDADTVLVGTDFGPDSLTESGYPRIIKRWHRGTPLADAQTIFEGTPADVRVGASVDRTPGYERTLLVRALDFWNDEVYELRGSELIRIDAPTDANVSIHRDWLLIEPRTDWTRGTTTYTAGSLLAANYDEFLAGTAELQVVFAPDERTSLNHYAWTRDRLLIVTLADVASRVEIVTPGCLGDDPLRPASPRLRPSPGRLGDDPLHPASPRLRSSPGRLGDDPLRPASPRLRSSPGCLGDDPLHPASPRLRSSPGCLGDDPLHPASPRLRSSPGSWRREPLAGIPPATNTVIVAADDKSDEFFLDSSGFTSPSRLMRGTGPAEPVQIKSAPAFFDAENVAVAQHFVTSSDGTSIPYFVVRPEGAHSPGEPRPTLLYGYGGFETSNTPSYSGVLGRLWLARGGTYVLANIRGGGEYGPGWHTQAMREGRHKVAEDFVAVADDLVDRGITSVAQLGAQGGSNGGLLMGIMLTKYPEKFGALVCSVPLLDMKRYHLLLAGASWMAEYGDPDNPDDWAFISEYSPYQNISADRRYPPILITTSTRDDRVHPGHARKMTAALQAAGHRVWYYENIEGGHGGAADNEQLAFKSALTYSFLHRMLAPQR, from the coding sequence ATGACATCTGAGGCTGTGTCCGCCGTCACGACCGACCCGTACTTATGGCTCGAGGACGTCACCGGTGCGGAGGCACTGGATTGGGTACGCGCGCGCAACGAGCCGACACTAGCGGAGTTTTGCAGCGGTAAGTTCGAGGCGGAGTTCGAGCGGATGCGCGCTCAGGCGCTCGAAGTGCTCGACACCGATGCCCGCATCCCGTATGTGGTCCGTCGCGGCGAGTACCTCTACAACTTTTGGCGCGATGCTGCCAACCCTCGCGGCCTGTGGCGGCGCACCACGCTGGAGAGCTACCGCACCGATTCTCCCGAGTGGGACGTACTGATCGACGTCGATGAATTGGGTCGCGCCGACGATCAGAAGTGGGTGTGGGCCGGCGCCGGAGTCATCGAGCCCGATCACACCCGCGCCCTGGTCGCGCTATCCCCGGGCGGCTCGGATGCGTGCGTCGTGCGCGAATTCGACATGCTGACTCGCCAATTCGTCGACGGCGGGTTCCAGTTGCCCGAAGCCAAATCGCAGGTCAGCTGGGAAGATGCCGACACGGTGCTGGTGGGCACCGATTTCGGGCCCGACTCGCTCACCGAGTCCGGTTACCCGCGGATCATCAAACGCTGGCACCGGGGCACGCCGCTGGCGGACGCGCAGACGATTTTCGAAGGCACACCCGCCGACGTCCGCGTCGGCGCGTCCGTGGATCGGACGCCCGGCTACGAACGCACCCTGTTGGTGCGAGCTCTGGACTTCTGGAACGACGAGGTCTACGAACTGCGCGGCTCGGAACTGATCCGTATCGATGCGCCCACCGACGCGAATGTGTCGATTCACCGCGACTGGCTATTGATCGAGCCGCGCACCGACTGGACCCGCGGCACCACCACATACACCGCCGGATCGTTGCTGGCCGCCAACTATGACGAATTCCTCGCTGGCACAGCGGAATTGCAGGTGGTGTTCGCCCCCGACGAGCGCACCTCGCTCAACCACTACGCGTGGACCCGAGATCGCCTGCTGATCGTCACGCTGGCCGACGTCGCCAGCCGCGTCGAGATCGTCACGCCGGGTTGTTTGGGCGACGACCCGCTGCGCCCGGCTTCGCCGCGCTTGCGACCGTCACCGGGTCGTTTGGGCGACGACCCGCTGCACCCGGCTTCGCCGCGCTTGCGATCGTCACCGGGTCGTTTGGGCGACGACCCGCTGCGCCCGGCTTCGCCGCGCTTGCGATCGTCGCCGGGTTGTCTGGGCGACGACCCGCTGCACCCGGCTTCGCCGCGCTTGCGATCGTCACCGGGTTGTTTGGGCGACGACCCGCTGCACCCGGCTTCGCCGCGCTTGCGATCGTCACCGGGCAGCTGGCGGCGCGAACCGCTCGCCGGCATCCCGCCCGCAACCAACACCGTGATCGTCGCCGCCGATGACAAGAGCGACGAATTCTTCCTTGACTCAAGCGGATTCACCTCACCCTCCCGGTTAATGCGCGGTACCGGCCCCGCCGAACCAGTGCAGATCAAGTCCGCACCTGCCTTTTTCGATGCCGAAAACGTGGCGGTGGCACAGCATTTCGTGACGTCGTCGGACGGCACGTCAATCCCGTATTTCGTGGTGCGGCCCGAGGGGGCCCATAGCCCTGGCGAGCCGAGGCCCACCCTGCTGTATGGCTACGGCGGATTCGAGACGTCCAACACGCCGAGTTACAGCGGTGTGTTGGGCAGGCTATGGCTGGCCCGCGGCGGCACCTATGTGCTGGCCAACATCCGCGGTGGCGGCGAGTACGGACCCGGCTGGCACACCCAGGCGATGCGTGAAGGCCGGCACAAGGTGGCCGAGGACTTCGTCGCGGTGGCCGACGACCTGGTGGACCGGGGCATCACCAGCGTCGCACAGCTCGGCGCGCAGGGCGGCAGCAACGGCGGGCTGTTGATGGGGATCATGCTGACCAAATACCCGGAGAAATTCGGAGCACTGGTCTGCAGTGTCCCGCTGCTGGACATGAAGCGCTACCACCTCCTCCTGGCCGGTGCCTCCTGGATGGCCGAATATGGTGACCCCGACAATCCGGACGACTGGGCATTTATCTCCGAATACTCGCCATACCAAAACATTTCGGCCGATCGGAGGTATCCGCCAATACTCATAACAACCTCCACCCGCGACGATCGGGTGCATCCGGGCCACGCCCGCAAGATGACGGCGGCGCTACAAGCCGCGGGCCATCGCGTCTGGTACTACGAGAACATTGAAGGCGGGCACGGCGGCGCGGCCGACAACGAACAACTCGCGTTCAAATCGGCGCTGACCTACTCGTTCCTGCACCGGATGTTGGCGCCGCAGCGATGA
- a CDS encoding acetaldehyde dehydrogenase ExaC, producing MPVFTRPGSDGALMSYESRYENFIGGEWVAPAHGRYFENQTPVTGQPFCEIPRSDEADVDKALDAAHAAAPGWGKTAPAERAAILNKIADRIEANRDALAVAEVWDNGKPIREALAADIPLAADNFRYFAAAIRAQEGSLSQIDENTVAYHFHEPLGVVGQIIPWNFPILMGAWKLAPALAAGNTVVLKPAEQTPASVLYLMSLIGDVIPPGVVNVVNGFGVEAGKPLASSDRIAKVAFTGETTTGRLIMQYASQNLIPVTLELGGKSPNIFFSDVMAANDDFQDKALEGFTMFALNQGEVCTCPSRSLIQADIHDEFLELATIRTKAVRQGDPLDTQTMLGSQASNDQLEKILSYIEIGKDEGAKIITGGERAELGGDLSGGYYVQPTIFTGNNKMRIFQEEIFGPVVAVTPFANYDDAMGIANDTLYGLGAGVWSRDGNTAYRAGRDIKAGRVWVNCYHVYPPHAAFGGYKQSGFGRETHKMALDHYQQTKNLMVSYADRAVGLF from the coding sequence ATGCCTGTCTTTACACGTCCCGGTTCCGACGGGGCGCTGATGTCCTATGAATCCCGGTACGAGAATTTCATCGGCGGCGAGTGGGTCGCTCCCGCTCACGGCCGCTACTTCGAGAACCAGACGCCGGTCACCGGCCAACCGTTCTGCGAGATACCACGCTCCGACGAAGCCGACGTCGACAAGGCGCTGGACGCCGCACACGCGGCCGCGCCCGGGTGGGGGAAGACCGCACCGGCCGAGCGCGCCGCGATCCTGAACAAGATCGCCGACCGCATCGAGGCCAACAGGGACGCGCTCGCAGTCGCCGAAGTCTGGGACAACGGCAAACCGATCCGCGAGGCGCTGGCCGCCGACATCCCACTGGCGGCCGACAATTTCCGATATTTCGCCGCGGCGATCCGGGCCCAGGAGGGTTCGTTGTCGCAGATCGACGAGAACACCGTTGCCTATCACTTCCACGAGCCGCTCGGGGTAGTGGGGCAGATCATTCCGTGGAACTTCCCCATCCTGATGGGCGCCTGGAAACTGGCGCCGGCATTGGCCGCCGGCAACACCGTGGTGCTTAAGCCCGCCGAGCAGACCCCGGCGTCGGTGCTGTACCTGATGTCGCTGATCGGCGATGTGATTCCGCCCGGCGTGGTCAACGTCGTCAATGGATTCGGGGTCGAGGCCGGCAAGCCGCTGGCATCCAGCGACCGGATCGCCAAGGTCGCGTTCACCGGGGAGACCACCACCGGGCGACTGATCATGCAGTACGCCTCGCAGAACCTGATCCCGGTCACCCTGGAACTCGGCGGCAAGAGCCCCAACATCTTCTTCTCCGACGTGATGGCGGCCAATGACGACTTCCAGGACAAGGCGCTGGAAGGGTTCACGATGTTCGCCCTCAACCAGGGCGAGGTCTGCACCTGCCCGTCGCGCAGCCTGATCCAAGCGGATATCCATGACGAGTTCCTGGAGCTGGCTACGATCCGAACCAAGGCCGTCCGGCAGGGTGATCCGCTGGACACACAGACCATGCTGGGTTCCCAGGCTTCCAACGACCAGCTGGAAAAGATCTTGTCCTACATCGAGATCGGCAAGGACGAGGGCGCCAAGATCATTACCGGCGGCGAGCGCGCCGAACTCGGCGGCGACCTGTCCGGCGGCTACTACGTGCAGCCGACGATCTTCACCGGGAACAACAAGATGCGGATCTTCCAGGAGGAGATCTTCGGTCCGGTCGTCGCGGTGACGCCCTTCGCCAACTACGACGACGCGATGGGCATTGCCAACGACACGCTCTACGGTCTGGGTGCGGGTGTGTGGAGCCGGGACGGCAACACCGCCTACCGGGCGGGTCGTGACATCAAGGCCGGTCGGGTGTGGGTCAACTGTTACCACGTCTATCCGCCGCACGCGGCGTTCGGCGGCTACAAGCAATCCGGTTTCGGCCGCGAGACCCACAAGATGGCACTTGACCACTACCAGCAGACCAAGAACCTGATGGTGTCCTACGCCGATAGGGCGGTCGGGTTGTTCTAA
- a CDS encoding DUF779 domain-containing protein: MSATPSAPAGVVMTAAAAKLLTRLQDRHGPVMFHQSGGCCDGSSPMCYPRADFVVGDRDVLLGVLDVGEGVPVWISGPQYQAHYRGAQHTQLIIDVVPGRGGGFSLEAPEGVRFLSRGRVFTEAEQELLRAVPVITGAAFERGERPSTRGFVVDLDDKTPAPGVCGATGP, translated from the coding sequence ATGAGCGCGACGCCGAGCGCTCCTGCGGGCGTGGTGATGACTGCTGCCGCCGCCAAATTGCTGACCCGACTGCAGGACCGCCATGGGCCGGTGATGTTCCACCAGTCCGGCGGCTGCTGCGACGGTTCGTCGCCGATGTGCTACCCGCGTGCGGACTTCGTCGTCGGTGACCGCGACGTCTTGCTCGGCGTTCTCGACGTGGGAGAGGGGGTTCCGGTGTGGATCTCCGGTCCGCAGTACCAGGCCCACTATCGGGGAGCGCAGCACACTCAGCTGATTATCGACGTGGTGCCGGGCCGCGGCGGTGGGTTCAGTCTGGAAGCCCCCGAGGGCGTGCGGTTCCTCAGTCGCGGTCGGGTGTTCACCGAGGCCGAGCAAGAGCTGCTACGGGCCGTACCGGTGATTACCGGCGCGGCTTTCGAGCGTGGCGAACGGCCGTCGACTCGGGGTTTTGTCGTCGATCTCGACGATAAAACGCCGGCGCCGGGAGTGTGCGGGGCGACCGGGCCATAA
- a CDS encoding putative holin: MIPLPRSWLLTSAMLVGNAVGALAGVAATVLVHARVRPDVVIALVVGIPSVIGLLVILLSGRRWVTTVGAFILALAPGWLGVLVAIQVVSGG; the protein is encoded by the coding sequence GTGATCCCGCTTCCACGATCATGGCTGTTGACCAGCGCCATGCTGGTGGGTAACGCAGTAGGCGCGCTCGCGGGAGTGGCGGCCACCGTGCTGGTTCATGCCCGGGTCCGCCCGGACGTGGTCATCGCGCTGGTGGTCGGGATTCCCAGCGTGATTGGGCTGTTGGTGATCCTGTTGTCCGGGCGTCGCTGGGTGACGACGGTGGGTGCGTTCATTCTTGCGTTGGCGCCGGGTTGGTTGGGTGTGCTCGTCGCGATCCAGGTGGTGTCGGGTGGCTGA